A DNA window from Nevskiales bacterium contains the following coding sequences:
- a CDS encoding DDE-type integrase/transposase/recombinase — protein MAGRMPRRAQKSMLAPEQLTALYDKLSLSAAARSVVEQIRSSPPSRNVQGGRGNVCVRYPSVKMGLTIQAESHTLELPAIYRKEYEDNVLEFYDQPPRIILRWQGRGGRKTGTWHTPDFFVICRDGMWWEEWKYEDELERLAKQQPHRYARDADGRWRCPPGEEYANQYQLGYRVRTSAEIDLVLHQNLVFLEDYLSERSPAPDPEEVARIVRLFRGQSFLMLSDLLQQAGDTGPDLIYAMIARHILICNLDDETLTSCEHVRVFRDVHAATAHRAFKSRQTTHEVVNLEIVFETGTALAWDGKDWEVVNTGVNEVSLKNEDGKVATLSRGDFERCIAEGRIQPIRSIAIRENPADALLRGASKQDLQEANRRSALIEPYLAGQKVQGGDVSARTLFSYLAAYRSAEQTYGNGYVGLLPQHKRKGRRGERLPASVLDLINEVAETKYEDLRSSTPWAVYGKFLELAEQRGIPTTSFKTFLARIRARPRAAQVRKREGDRAAYQVEEFFWLLEQSTPRHGSRPFEIAHIDHTQLEIELVASKSGLNLGRPWLTLMIDAHTRMVIAFCISFEKPSHRACMMVLRDCVRRYGRLPQFVVTDRGAEFLGAYFQTLLAAFRRSQKIRPAAQSRNGSVVERHFGVSQSQLIHNLRGNTKLMRNVRTVTKMVNPKSLAVWTLPDFIGLFDGWLRECYEASLHPALRMTPKQALEDGLRLSGYRKFTLIPYDSMFELLTCPSTRNGRAKVLPSRGIKVNYLHYWNDAFRRPGVVNKRVAVRYDPYNAGVAYAYVEGQWLTCRSEYYHVFNGRTVSEVQRASQELMRGRQVVEKSRSASAARLGQFLLKAEQTEVKSLEQLRDGEHRASHLNPPIAVAAKVDATPSIRIQRRKRKPLQHYQDAGV, from the coding sequence ATGGCGGGGCGCATGCCCCGCCGGGCACAAAAATCCATGCTGGCACCTGAACAGCTTACAGCTCTCTACGACAAACTTAGCCTTAGTGCGGCAGCGCGCTCGGTCGTTGAGCAGATTCGGTCTTCGCCGCCGTCACGGAACGTACAAGGTGGACGCGGGAACGTCTGCGTCCGCTATCCCAGTGTGAAGATGGGACTCACGATTCAGGCCGAGAGCCATACACTTGAGCTCCCGGCCATCTACCGGAAGGAATACGAAGACAACGTTCTCGAGTTCTACGACCAACCGCCGCGCATAATCTTGCGCTGGCAAGGCCGCGGTGGGCGTAAGACTGGCACATGGCACACCCCGGATTTCTTTGTCATATGCCGAGATGGCATGTGGTGGGAAGAGTGGAAGTACGAAGATGAACTTGAAAGGCTCGCCAAGCAGCAACCACATCGCTACGCGCGCGACGCCGATGGGCGGTGGAGGTGTCCTCCTGGTGAGGAATATGCCAATCAGTATCAACTAGGTTACCGGGTCCGCACATCTGCCGAGATCGACCTCGTCCTGCACCAGAACCTGGTGTTCCTGGAGGACTATCTTTCGGAACGATCCCCGGCGCCGGATCCGGAGGAGGTTGCTCGCATCGTCCGGCTGTTTAGGGGACAGAGCTTCCTGATGCTCAGCGATCTGCTCCAGCAAGCAGGTGATACAGGCCCTGATCTAATTTACGCGATGATCGCCAGGCATATCCTGATCTGTAATCTGGATGACGAAACTCTGACCAGCTGCGAACACGTACGAGTGTTCCGTGATGTACATGCGGCTACTGCCCATCGCGCTTTTAAAAGCAGGCAAACGACCCATGAGGTGGTCAACCTCGAGATCGTTTTTGAGACAGGAACTGCTCTGGCATGGGATGGTAAGGACTGGGAGGTAGTGAATACGGGTGTCAACGAGGTCTCGCTGAAGAACGAAGACGGCAAGGTTGCGACACTATCTCGTGGCGATTTCGAGCGTTGCATTGCTGAAGGGCGAATTCAGCCGATACGTAGTATCGCGATACGGGAAAATCCGGCCGACGCTCTGTTGCGCGGAGCCAGCAAACAGGATCTGCAGGAAGCCAACCGCCGATCAGCATTGATTGAGCCATATCTGGCAGGCCAAAAGGTTCAGGGCGGAGATGTCTCTGCCCGCACGTTGTTCAGTTACCTTGCAGCGTACCGCAGCGCGGAGCAGACCTATGGCAATGGTTATGTCGGGTTGCTGCCTCAGCACAAGCGCAAGGGTCGGCGCGGCGAACGCCTTCCGGCCAGCGTCCTCGACCTGATCAATGAGGTTGCCGAGACCAAGTACGAAGACCTGCGCTCATCCACACCTTGGGCTGTGTACGGGAAGTTTTTGGAGCTCGCCGAGCAGCGTGGGATACCGACAACCAGCTTCAAGACGTTTCTCGCCAGGATTCGAGCGCGGCCTCGGGCTGCTCAGGTGCGCAAGCGCGAAGGTGACCGCGCTGCCTATCAGGTAGAAGAGTTTTTCTGGTTGCTGGAGCAGAGCACGCCTCGTCATGGGTCCCGGCCTTTCGAGATTGCGCATATCGACCACACGCAACTGGAGATCGAGCTTGTAGCCTCAAAATCAGGGCTCAACCTCGGGCGACCGTGGCTGACGCTCATGATTGATGCCCATACGCGAATGGTTATCGCGTTCTGCATTTCGTTCGAGAAGCCGAGTCATCGCGCTTGCATGATGGTGCTCCGCGACTGTGTGCGCAGATATGGACGTCTTCCTCAGTTCGTCGTGACCGATCGCGGCGCAGAATTCCTGGGCGCCTATTTCCAAACGCTACTCGCTGCATTCAGGCGGTCACAGAAGATTCGGCCAGCGGCTCAGTCGCGGAATGGCTCGGTGGTTGAGCGACACTTTGGAGTCAGCCAAAGCCAGCTTATTCACAACCTCCGCGGGAACACCAAACTCATGCGTAACGTTCGGACTGTTACGAAGATGGTAAACCCAAAGTCGCTCGCCGTATGGACCCTTCCAGATTTCATCGGCCTATTTGATGGGTGGTTGCGTGAGTGCTACGAAGCCAGTCTTCACCCGGCTCTGCGGATGACCCCAAAGCAGGCACTCGAGGACGGCTTGCGGTTGTCGGGCTATCGCAAATTCACTTTGATTCCCTACGACAGCATGTTCGAGCTACTCACTTGTCCTTCGACTAGGAATGGACGAGCAAAAGTCCTCCCTAGTCGAGGGATCAAGGTGAATTACCTGCATTATTGGAATGATGCCTTCCGTCGACCGGGAGTCGTCAATAAGCGCGTCGCCGTGCGCTACGACCCCTATAACGCCGGTGTCGCCTATGCCTATGTGGAGGGGCAGTGGCTTACTTGTCGATCGGAGTATTACCACGTCTTCAACGGCCGCACGGTATCCGAGGTTCAGCGCGCCAGTCAGGAGCTAATGCGGGGTCGTCAGGTTGTCGAGAAGTCGAGGTCTGCCAGTGCCGCACGACTTGGTCAGTTCCTGCTCAAGGCCGAACAGACGGAAGTGAAATCGCTGGAGCAACTCCGCGATGGCGAGCATCGGGCGAGTCATCTGAATCCGCCGATAGCTGTAGCAGCGAAGGTGGATGCCACGCCATCTATTCGCATCCAACGCCGGAAGCGCAAGCCGCTTCAACATTATCAGGATGCGGGTGTATGA
- the cadR gene encoding Cd(II)/Pb(II)-responsive transcriptional regulator yields MNAGLRIGQLAKQADCQVETIRYYEREGLLPKPKRTAGNYRLYGRNHLERLSFIRHCRSLDMTHDEIRTLLRFRDAPGRNCAGVNELLDAHVGHVSERIRDLRRLKDQLEQLRHLCHQVQTSENCGILRELSRSSVSRVSRVQSLGVHTRRTRGSRGKD; encoded by the coding sequence ATGAACGCAGGTCTCAGGATCGGACAGTTAGCAAAACAGGCCGATTGCCAAGTTGAAACCATTCGCTATTACGAACGCGAGGGCTTGTTGCCGAAACCCAAGCGTACCGCTGGGAACTATCGCCTCTACGGAAGAAATCATCTCGAGCGACTGTCCTTTATCCGCCATTGCCGCTCTCTGGACATGACCCATGACGAGATCCGCACCCTGCTGAGGTTTCGCGACGCGCCTGGTCGGAACTGCGCCGGGGTCAATGAGTTGCTGGACGCGCATGTTGGGCACGTAAGCGAGCGTATTCGCGATCTTCGACGGCTGAAGGACCAACTGGAACAGCTGCGGCACTTATGTCACCAAGTCCAAACATCGGAGAATTGCGGGATTCTCAGAGAGTTGAGCCGGTCCAGCGTGTCTCGGGTGAGTCGTGTCCAGTCGCTCGGAGTGCATACTCGCAGGACTAGGGGTTCAAGGGGCAAAGATTAG
- a CDS encoding cation transporter: MNDSCSDNCATRRIPVSPRFRRALWIALVVNAVMFGVEFTAGLSAGSVSLLADAVDFLGDAGNYGLSLFVLSMLPVWRSRAALLKGLTMGSYGIYVLGQAAWNAAAGVVPEAMTMGAVAFLALAANVSVAALLYAFREGDANMRSVWLCSRNDAIGNVAVMLAAVGVFGTGSAWPDLTVAIAMGLLGLTAAYSVIRHARAELKEETSSA, translated from the coding sequence ATGAACGATTCTTGCAGCGATAATTGCGCCACACGGCGAATCCCGGTTTCGCCGCGATTCCGGCGCGCGCTGTGGATCGCGCTGGTCGTCAACGCAGTCATGTTCGGGGTGGAATTCACCGCCGGCCTGAGCGCCGGGTCGGTATCGCTCTTGGCAGACGCGGTAGATTTCCTTGGCGATGCTGGCAACTACGGGCTATCCCTGTTTGTGCTGTCCATGCTGCCGGTCTGGCGTTCGCGCGCGGCCCTGCTCAAGGGTCTGACAATGGGTAGCTACGGCATTTACGTGCTGGGTCAGGCGGCCTGGAACGCCGCCGCCGGCGTCGTGCCGGAGGCGATGACCATGGGCGCCGTCGCTTTTCTGGCTTTGGCCGCCAACGTCTCCGTAGCGGCCCTGCTGTATGCTTTCCGCGAGGGCGATGCCAACATGCGCTCGGTGTGGCTGTGCTCGCGCAACGACGCCATCGGCAATGTCGCGGTCATGCTGGCGGCGGTGGGTGTGTTCGGCACCGGCAGCGCATGGCCCGACCTCACCGTCGCGATCGCGATGGGTCTGCTGGGCTTAACTGCCGCCTACAGCGTCATTCGTCATGCCCGCGCTGAACTCAAGGAAGAAACCTCGTCTGCATGA
- a CDS encoding TolC family protein has protein sequence MLFAHTRAACASFLFLGLLVCTAARAEAPPAGPPLSLREAVQLTLQRNPDLQVFAFALRAQDARTQQAGLRPPPELSAEIENALGSGETKGFDTAEATFALSQVIELGGKRSRRIAASQLGREALSVEQQAAQLDVLAEVTRRFVHVASDQEQLALTRRATELTRTTVAAVQRRVEAAKSPDVELYRARASLTRAEIDLRHAEHELLASRRKLAAMWGEREARFGTVEADLYAMPAPTPYEQLVARMAANPDFVRFASEARLRDAEIRLAEARRRPDVTLTGGIRRLQETSDTAFVVGFSVPLFAGRQAAPAIAEAQALRGQTDAEREAAFVKAQAQVYELYQELAHAINETGTLKQDVLPQMEEALKQTEYAYDRGRYSYLELVDGQRAYLDSQRALIEAATTAQTLQAEIERLTGEPLAAGAY, from the coding sequence ATGCTATTCGCTCATACACGCGCAGCGTGCGCGAGTTTTCTGTTTTTGGGGCTGCTCGTCTGTACCGCAGCCCGGGCCGAAGCGCCACCGGCGGGACCGCCGCTGAGCTTGCGCGAGGCGGTGCAATTGACGCTGCAGCGCAATCCCGACCTGCAGGTCTTTGCCTTTGCATTGCGTGCCCAGGACGCGCGTACCCAGCAGGCCGGACTACGGCCGCCCCCAGAATTGTCGGCCGAGATCGAAAACGCCCTGGGCAGTGGCGAGACGAAGGGCTTCGATACCGCCGAAGCCACGTTCGCGCTATCCCAGGTGATCGAACTGGGCGGTAAACGCAGCCGCCGCATCGCCGCCTCCCAGCTTGGCCGTGAGGCACTGAGCGTCGAGCAGCAGGCGGCGCAGCTCGACGTCCTGGCCGAAGTGACCCGTCGCTTCGTACACGTGGCCTCGGATCAAGAACAGCTCGCGCTGACCCGACGCGCCACCGAACTCACCCGGACCACCGTCGCCGCCGTGCAACGGCGCGTCGAGGCCGCCAAGTCACCGGATGTCGAGCTGTACCGCGCCCGCGCATCGCTGACGCGCGCGGAGATCGACCTGAGGCATGCCGAACACGAGCTGCTCGCCTCGCGCCGCAAGCTGGCCGCGATGTGGGGAGAGCGGGAGGCGAGGTTCGGCACGGTAGAGGCCGACTTATACGCCATGCCAGCGCCCACCCCGTACGAGCAGCTGGTCGCACGCATGGCCGCGAACCCCGACTTCGTCCGCTTCGCGAGCGAGGCGCGGCTGCGTGACGCCGAGATCCGCCTCGCCGAGGCCCGCCGCCGGCCGGATGTCACGTTGACTGGCGGCATAAGGCGCCTGCAGGAAACCAGTGATACCGCCTTCGTTGTTGGATTCTCCGTGCCGCTGTTCGCCGGCCGCCAGGCGGCGCCTGCCATCGCCGAGGCGCAGGCACTGCGTGGGCAGACCGATGCCGAACGCGAGGCCGCTTTCGTCAAGGCCCAGGCGCAAGTCTACGAGCTGTACCAGGAACTGGCGCATGCCATCAACGAAACCGGCACGCTCAAGCAAGACGTGCTGCCACAAATGGAAGAAGCGCTCAAGCAGACCGAGTATGCCTACGACCGCGGGCGCTACAGCTATCTCGAGCTGGTGGACGGCCAGCGCGCCTATCTCGACAGTCAGCGCGCCTTGATCGAAGCCGCCACCACCGCCCAGACCCTCCAGGCCGAAATCGAGCGCCTGACCGGCGAACCACTCGCCGCCGGCGCGTACTGA
- a CDS encoding efflux RND transporter periplasmic adaptor subunit yields MKNYKLIVLLGLTLSLGACDTSGPTATNAEPTEASHAESGHDAHEGEEPQESEGLIKLSAGQATAAGIEMAMAGPARIREVLTLYGTVRPNAERVRDVTARYPGIIRSVARRVGDAVREGETLAMVESNESLRTYPVVSPLSGVITERRANPGEYTGEGPLFVVTDLSSVWVELSLFPRDLAKVHVGQPVRVRNVDGGIEANGQIVYVAPLGQAESQTLTARVLIANPERHWAPGLYVTAEVTLAESEVAVAVKSTALQTVENRSVVFVAEARGFRLQPVSTGRSDGEFTEITQGLASGSRYAAANSFVLKSELGKGEADHEH; encoded by the coding sequence ATGAAAAACTACAAACTGATTGTTCTCCTGGGTCTCACCCTGAGCCTCGGCGCCTGCGATACGTCCGGGCCCACGGCCACCAACGCAGAACCGACAGAAGCCTCTCACGCCGAGTCTGGACATGACGCACACGAGGGCGAAGAACCCCAGGAGTCCGAGGGACTCATCAAGCTGAGTGCCGGGCAGGCCACCGCCGCAGGTATCGAGATGGCGATGGCTGGTCCCGCCAGGATCCGCGAAGTCCTGACACTCTACGGCACGGTCCGGCCGAATGCCGAGCGCGTGCGTGACGTGACGGCGCGCTATCCCGGCATCATCCGCAGCGTGGCGCGGCGGGTGGGTGATGCGGTGCGCGAGGGCGAAACCCTGGCCATGGTGGAATCCAACGAGAGCCTGCGCACCTACCCCGTCGTCTCGCCACTGTCCGGTGTGATCACCGAGCGCCGCGCCAACCCCGGCGAGTACACCGGCGAAGGACCGCTGTTTGTCGTAACAGACCTGTCCAGCGTCTGGGTCGAGCTGTCGCTGTTCCCGCGTGATCTCGCCAAGGTGCACGTGGGCCAGCCGGTGCGCGTGCGCAATGTGGACGGCGGCATCGAAGCCAACGGCCAGATCGTCTATGTCGCACCACTCGGACAAGCCGAAAGCCAGACTTTGACCGCACGTGTGCTGATCGCCAATCCCGAGCGGCACTGGGCGCCTGGGCTGTATGTCACCGCCGAGGTCACCCTGGCCGAGTCTGAGGTGGCGGTGGCGGTCAAAAGTACCGCCCTGCAAACGGTTGAAAACCGCAGCGTGGTGTTTGTGGCCGAGGCTCGAGGTTTCCGCCTCCAGCCGGTCTCAACCGGGCGCAGCGACGGCGAATTCACCGAGATTACCCAAGGGCTCGCCTCCGGCAGCCGCTACGCCGCCGCCAACAGCTTCGTGCTCAAGTCGGAGCTGGGCAAGGGCGAAGCGGATCACGAGCACTGA
- a CDS encoding CusA/CzcA family heavy metal efflux RND transporter → MIDALIRLSIERRWVVLFLVAVLAGLGVYNYQRLPIDAVPDITNVQVQINTQADGYSPLEVEQRITFPVETALAGLPRLEYTRSLSRYALSQVTVVFEDGTDIYFARNLVNERLQQVKSQLPAGIEPQMGPIATGLGEIYLYTVEAKADARQPDGSAYDATALRTIQDWIIRPQLRQVPGVTEVNSIGGYEKQFHVTPDPARLLAYGLAMEDVVKALDQNNANVGAGYIEKSGEQYLIRVPGQLGRIADIGSVVIANRSGLPITVRDVAEVGLGKQLRTGAATRDGRETVLGTAVMLVGENSRTVSQAIAAKLAEISKTLPVGVSAEPVYDRTVLVNKTIATVQTNLFEGALLVMAVLLLMLGNVRAAVLTALVIPLSMLILITGMVENKVSANLMSLGALDFGLIVDGAVIIVENCILRLAQRQHHLGRVLDTEERFHTVFAATREVFTPSLISVLVVVLVNLPIFALTGVEGKMFRPMAFTVVVALLGALILSLTFVPAAVALLLGGHITEKENWLVAWAKRRYAPLLGLALRHGGITLGVAVLLVLGASVLALRMGAEFIPSLDEGDIAVQALRIPGTSLTQSVDMQLRLEKAVATLPEVKTVFARVGTAEVATDPMPPNIADGYVMLKPHEEWPDPSKPKSQLLEELEKVLESQPGNAYEISQPIQLRFNELISGVRSDLGIKVYGDDLEQLLAIGNRIAAVLNGIRGAEGVKVEQVAGLPVLAIEPNLAAMARFGLNVATVQDVLAAALGGEEAGAVFEGDKRFAIVVRLPEARRDDLDMLERMPIPLPRGGYVPLSEVAKLNLAPGPNQISRENGKRRLVVSSNVRGRDLGTFVTEVRGKVESGVKLPSGYWLDYGGTFEQLQSAARRLQLLVPVTLVMIFGLLMLTFGSAKDALLVFSGVPLALTGGVAALWLRDIPLSISAGVGFITLSGVAVLTGVVMVSAFRHLLEEGRKLGDAIIEGALLRLRPILMVALVASLGFLPMALNTGTGAEVQRPLATVVIGGIISATLLTLLVLPVLYRLTYRGER, encoded by the coding sequence ATGATTGATGCATTGATCCGTTTGTCCATCGAGCGCCGCTGGGTGGTGCTGTTCCTGGTCGCCGTCCTCGCCGGGCTTGGCGTCTACAACTACCAGCGCCTGCCGATCGATGCCGTCCCGGACATCACCAACGTCCAGGTCCAGATCAACACCCAGGCCGACGGCTATTCGCCGCTGGAGGTCGAGCAGCGCATTACCTTCCCGGTGGAAACCGCACTGGCTGGCTTGCCACGTCTCGAATACACCCGCTCGCTGTCGCGCTATGCCCTATCCCAGGTCACGGTCGTGTTTGAGGACGGCACGGACATCTACTTCGCCCGCAACCTGGTTAATGAACGTCTGCAGCAAGTCAAAAGCCAGCTGCCAGCCGGGATCGAGCCGCAGATGGGCCCGATCGCGACCGGCCTGGGCGAAATCTACCTGTATACGGTTGAAGCCAAAGCCGATGCCCGACAGCCGGACGGCTCCGCGTATGACGCCACCGCCCTGCGCACGATCCAGGACTGGATCATCCGCCCGCAGCTGCGCCAGGTGCCCGGCGTCACCGAGGTCAATTCCATCGGCGGCTACGAGAAGCAGTTTCACGTGACGCCCGACCCGGCGCGACTCCTGGCCTATGGACTGGCGATGGAGGACGTGGTCAAGGCGCTGGACCAGAACAACGCCAATGTCGGCGCCGGTTACATCGAGAAAAGTGGGGAGCAGTATCTCATCCGTGTACCGGGTCAACTGGGCAGGATCGCCGACATCGGGAGCGTGGTCATCGCCAACCGGAGTGGCCTGCCGATCACGGTTCGCGACGTGGCCGAAGTGGGATTGGGCAAGCAGCTGCGCACGGGCGCCGCTACCCGCGACGGCCGGGAAACTGTGCTGGGCACGGCAGTGATGCTGGTGGGCGAGAACAGCCGAACCGTGTCCCAGGCCATCGCCGCGAAACTCGCCGAAATCAGCAAGACACTGCCCGTGGGCGTATCTGCGGAGCCGGTTTACGACCGCACCGTGCTCGTCAACAAGACCATCGCCACCGTGCAGACCAATCTGTTCGAGGGCGCGCTGCTGGTGATGGCGGTGCTGCTGCTGATGCTGGGCAATGTCCGCGCCGCGGTCCTAACCGCGCTCGTGATCCCGCTGTCCATGCTGATCCTGATCACCGGCATGGTCGAGAACAAGGTCAGCGCCAACCTGATGTCGCTGGGCGCGCTGGACTTCGGCCTGATCGTGGACGGAGCCGTGATCATCGTCGAGAACTGCATCCTGCGGCTGGCCCAGCGCCAGCATCATCTCGGGCGCGTGCTGGACACCGAGGAGCGCTTTCACACGGTGTTCGCCGCGACCCGCGAGGTGTTCACGCCGAGTCTGATCAGCGTGCTTGTTGTGGTGCTGGTCAACCTGCCGATCTTCGCCCTGACCGGTGTCGAGGGAAAAATGTTCCGGCCCATGGCCTTCACTGTGGTCGTGGCGCTACTCGGCGCACTGATCCTGTCGCTGACCTTCGTGCCGGCGGCGGTAGCCTTGCTGCTGGGCGGACACATCACTGAGAAAGAGAACTGGCTGGTGGCCTGGGCCAAGCGGCGTTATGCACCGCTGCTAGGCCTTGCCCTGCGCCACGGCGGGATCACCCTTGGCGTGGCCGTGCTGCTGGTCCTTGGCGCTAGCGTTTTGGCGCTGCGCATGGGTGCCGAGTTCATTCCCAGCCTGGACGAGGGCGATATTGCGGTACAGGCCCTGCGCATCCCCGGCACTAGCTTGACGCAATCGGTGGACATGCAGCTGCGGCTGGAGAAGGCCGTGGCCACCCTGCCCGAGGTCAAGACCGTGTTTGCGCGCGTGGGCACGGCGGAGGTGGCTACCGACCCCATGCCGCCCAACATTGCCGACGGTTACGTCATGCTCAAGCCACACGAAGAATGGCCCGACCCGTCCAAGCCCAAGTCACAGTTGCTGGAAGAGCTGGAAAAGGTGCTGGAGTCCCAGCCCGGCAATGCCTACGAGATCTCCCAACCCATTCAGCTACGCTTTAACGAGCTGATTTCCGGCGTGCGCTCCGATCTGGGCATCAAGGTCTATGGCGATGACCTGGAGCAGCTTCTTGCGATCGGCAACCGCATCGCCGCCGTGCTCAATGGGATTCGGGGCGCAGAAGGCGTCAAGGTAGAGCAGGTTGCGGGCCTGCCGGTGCTCGCCATCGAACCCAACCTTGCCGCGATGGCCCGGTTCGGGCTCAACGTCGCCACGGTGCAGGACGTCCTGGCCGCGGCCCTGGGCGGCGAAGAAGCGGGCGCGGTGTTCGAGGGCGATAAGCGCTTTGCGATCGTGGTACGTCTGCCGGAAGCCCGGCGCGACGATCTGGACATGCTGGAACGGATGCCGATCCCCTTACCGCGTGGTGGCTACGTGCCGTTGTCGGAGGTAGCGAAACTCAACCTGGCGCCCGGCCCCAACCAGATCAGCCGCGAAAACGGCAAACGGCGCCTGGTGGTGAGCAGCAACGTGCGCGGGCGCGACCTAGGCACCTTTGTGACCGAGGTGCGGGGGAAAGTGGAATCGGGCGTCAAGCTGCCCAGCGGCTACTGGCTAGACTACGGCGGCACCTTCGAGCAACTCCAGTCGGCGGCACGTCGTCTGCAACTCCTGGTACCGGTGACGCTGGTGATGATCTTCGGCCTGCTCATGCTGACCTTCGGCTCGGCCAAGGATGCCCTGCTGGTCTTCAGCGGGGTGCCATTGGCGTTGACAGGAGGCGTTGCGGCCTTGTGGCTACGCGATATTCCGCTTTCGATTTCCGCCGGCGTAGGCTTCATCACCCTGTCGGGTGTTGCGGTGCTTACCGGCGTGGTGATGGTGTCTGCCTTCCGGCATCTACTGGAGGAAGGCCGGAAGCTCGGCGATGCCATTATCGAGGGTGCGCTCCTGCGTCTGCGGCCGATCCTGATGGTAGCGCTGGTTGCCAGCCTGGGCTTCCTGCCCATGGCGCTCAACACAGGGACCGGGGCGGAAGTCCAACGGCCGTTGGCCACCGTGGTCATCGGTGGCATCATCTCGGCGACACTGCTGACCCTTCTGGTGCTGCCTGTGCTCTACCGACTAACCTATCGAGGTGAGCGATGA
- the lexA gene encoding transcriptional repressor LexA, producing the protein MIPYNCMVLMQDRPPLSIAQEKVLDLIQRFMARNQMPPTRAEIAHFRKCNRATVQQHLRALEAKGYLKLTGEYRGIQLMRDVTHAPFEDLLPLVGRVAAGPPLLATTDIDDYYRVDTRLFRPKAQYLRRIVGDSMKDMGIQDGDWVGVRATTSADNGQIVVAKLFPASGPEITIKVFQQSGPLVSLVSRNPDNAPIVIDLRREQFEIEGIYCGHLHPAKPR; encoded by the coding sequence ATGATACCATACAACTGTATGGTATTAATGCAAGATCGACCACCGCTTTCAATCGCTCAGGAAAAGGTCTTGGACCTGATACAGCGGTTCATGGCACGTAACCAAATGCCCCCGACCAGAGCGGAGATTGCACATTTCAGAAAATGTAATCGCGCCACAGTACAGCAACATTTGCGCGCACTGGAGGCGAAGGGTTATCTGAAGCTGACCGGCGAATATAGGGGCATTCAGCTCATGCGCGATGTGACCCATGCGCCGTTTGAGGATCTGCTCCCCTTAGTTGGACGAGTCGCCGCAGGTCCGCCGCTATTGGCTACTACTGACATCGATGATTACTACCGCGTAGATACACGACTCTTCCGTCCCAAGGCGCAGTATCTGCGTCGCATCGTTGGTGACAGCATGAAGGACATGGGTATACAGGATGGCGACTGGGTAGGAGTGCGCGCGACTACCAGCGCCGACAACGGCCAGATTGTTGTGGCCAAATTATTTCCAGCGTCTGGTCCAGAGATCACAATAAAAGTGTTCCAGCAGAGCGGACCATTGGTGTCACTGGTTTCTCGGAATCCTGACAATGCGCCCATTGTCATTGACTTGCGACGGGAACAGTTTGAAATTGAAGGAATATATTGTGGCCATTTACACCCAGCTAAGCCTCGGTAA
- a CDS encoding phage Gp37/Gp68 family protein — MSQASRIEWTEATWNPTVGCTKVSPGCKHCYAETLAKRLKAMQTPGYENGFNLTLLAQRLEEPLKRKRPTVYFVNSMSDLFHAGVPDAYIDQVMDVIARSPRHTFQILTKRADRMASYFKHRPVPTNAWLGVSVENRKHGVPRIAYLRQVAARIRFLSVEPLLEDVGELDLTDIHWVIVGGESGPKARPMNRTWVLDIKRQCRAHGVQFFFKQWGGWGADGKRRSKKANGRLLRGRTWDEMPRLSADA, encoded by the coding sequence ATGTCGCAGGCAAGCCGAATTGAATGGACGGAAGCAACCTGGAACCCAACCGTCGGTTGCACCAAAGTCTCGCCCGGCTGCAAGCACTGCTATGCAGAGACCTTGGCGAAGCGGCTGAAGGCGATGCAAACACCAGGCTATGAAAATGGCTTCAATCTCACCCTGCTAGCACAGCGCCTTGAGGAACCGCTCAAGCGAAAGCGACCGACGGTTTACTTTGTCAATTCAATGTCCGACTTATTCCATGCCGGCGTCCCCGACGCCTATATTGACCAAGTCATGGATGTCATTGCCCGGTCACCACGTCATACGTTTCAGATACTCACCAAACGAGCCGATCGCATGGCGAGCTATTTCAAGCACAGGCCGGTCCCGACCAATGCCTGGCTTGGCGTATCGGTAGAAAACAGAAAACATGGTGTACCTCGTATCGCTTACCTGCGTCAGGTGGCCGCACGCATCAGATTTCTATCGGTAGAACCTCTCCTTGAAGACGTGGGGGAGCTTGATCTAACTGATATTCACTGGGTCATCGTGGGCGGTGAATCGGGGCCTAAGGCAAGACCCATGAACCGTACCTGGGTGCTGGACATAAAGCGCCAATGCCGCGCTCACGGTGTACAGTTCTTCTTCAAACAATGGGGCGGATGGGGGGCCGATGGTAAACGTCGATCGAAAAAGGCCAATGGACGACTGCTTCGCGGACGCACCTGGGACGAAATGCCGAGGTTATCGGCAGACGCGTAA